The following are from one region of the Actinoplanes sp. L3-i22 genome:
- a CDS encoding primary-amine oxidase, with product MTYRTLAGAAALLTATVLAVTAPVAAQAAPAAAATPCGASAMVKETLPNGTTWQMCWRINDKAGLVLDHVFVATKRYPQPVQVLDSIRLAQLNVPYDTGDTEYNDLTAIGMGGYGLETLTGDDCKGGSIRLGSDGGGDPTQRKVLCVSAEPRGLAYRLHSYEWDEGTEESKETVYSQQGHDLVLRTISKLGWYEYVTEYRLHDDGQITARLGATGDLAPSEYSTSSNGWPIGKAARDYATMHYHNAFWRVDFNIAGKGGEKVEQYDTTLNGRGSMTAKLNTKKTAIAKEGTFSKVNQRWWRMVSPTSKNADGHNRSYEIVTTGGDKYEGHPETKPDITFSQKNGCEKWASDNASDPECPLNIQTVVDFVKNKETLTDPVAWVRVGFHHVPRDEDQSPMPMHWQGFELVPRDFTEMNPLTPAALAGANGNTSGNTSGN from the coding sequence ATGACGTACCGAACGCTCGCCGGAGCCGCCGCGCTCCTGACCGCGACCGTGCTGGCGGTGACCGCGCCCGTCGCCGCCCAGGCGGCCCCGGCGGCCGCGGCGACACCCTGCGGCGCCTCGGCGATGGTCAAGGAGACGCTGCCGAACGGGACGACCTGGCAGATGTGCTGGCGCATCAACGACAAGGCCGGGCTGGTCCTGGACCACGTCTTCGTCGCCACCAAGCGCTACCCGCAGCCGGTGCAGGTGCTCGACTCGATCCGGCTCGCGCAGCTCAACGTGCCCTACGACACCGGTGACACCGAGTACAACGACCTCACCGCGATCGGCATGGGCGGCTACGGCCTGGAGACGCTGACCGGCGACGACTGCAAGGGCGGCTCGATCCGGCTCGGCTCCGACGGCGGCGGCGACCCGACCCAGCGCAAGGTGCTGTGCGTCAGCGCCGAGCCGCGCGGGCTGGCGTACCGGCTGCACAGCTACGAGTGGGACGAGGGCACCGAGGAGTCGAAGGAGACCGTCTACTCCCAGCAGGGCCACGACCTGGTGCTGCGGACGATCAGCAAGCTCGGCTGGTACGAGTACGTCACCGAGTACCGCCTGCACGACGACGGCCAGATCACGGCCCGCCTCGGCGCGACCGGCGACCTGGCCCCGAGCGAGTACTCGACCAGCAGCAACGGCTGGCCGATCGGCAAGGCCGCCCGCGACTACGCGACCATGCACTACCACAACGCGTTCTGGCGGGTCGACTTCAACATCGCCGGCAAGGGCGGCGAGAAGGTCGAGCAGTACGACACCACGCTCAACGGCCGCGGCAGCATGACCGCCAAGCTGAACACCAAGAAGACCGCGATCGCCAAGGAGGGCACCTTCTCCAAGGTGAACCAGCGGTGGTGGCGGATGGTCAGCCCGACCAGCAAGAACGCCGACGGGCACAACCGCTCCTACGAGATCGTCACCACCGGCGGCGACAAGTACGAGGGGCACCCGGAGACCAAGCCGGACATCACGTTCTCGCAGAAGAACGGATGCGAGAAGTGGGCCAGCGACAACGCCTCCGACCCGGAGTGCCCGCTGAACATCCAGACGGTCGTCGACTTCGTCAAGAACAAGGAGACGCTGACCGATCCGGTGGCCTGGGTCCGGGTGGGCTTCCACCACGTGCCGCGGGACGAGGACCAGAGCCCGATGCCGATGCACTGGCAGGGCTTCGAGCTGGTGCCGCGCGACTTCACCGAGATGAACCCGCTGACCCCGGCCGCGCTGGCCGGCGCGAACGGCAACACCAGCGGTAACACGAGCGGCAACTGA
- a CDS encoding DUF305 domain-containing protein — translation MIIRRVAAALVLVLAGAAVLLLRFSAGAADEKQPVAAVQAGPSGVDVHFAQMMVLHHEQAVAMSRTLLAKGAVPERIRLIADFIVHDQQREIDATNEWLTAWDQPTADPADSGAEHGMLSAAQVGELDRAGAKAAPKVFLRLMIEHHNGAITMSRSLLDGPDGNPYLRSLAKHVINEQTAENDAMTALL, via the coding sequence TTGATCATCCGTCGTGTCGCTGCGGCGCTCGTTCTCGTGCTCGCCGGGGCCGCCGTGCTGCTGCTGCGCTTCTCCGCGGGCGCGGCCGACGAGAAGCAGCCGGTCGCCGCCGTGCAGGCCGGGCCGTCCGGCGTCGACGTGCACTTCGCGCAGATGATGGTGCTGCACCACGAGCAGGCCGTCGCGATGAGCCGCACCCTGCTCGCCAAGGGCGCGGTCCCCGAGCGGATCCGCCTGATCGCCGACTTCATCGTCCACGACCAGCAGCGTGAGATCGACGCGACGAACGAGTGGCTGACCGCGTGGGATCAGCCGACCGCGGATCCCGCCGACAGCGGCGCCGAGCACGGCATGCTGAGCGCGGCCCAGGTCGGCGAACTCGACCGGGCCGGCGCCAAGGCCGCGCCCAAGGTCTTCCTGCGGTTGATGATCGAGCACCACAACGGGGCGATCACCATGTCCCGGTCGCTGCTCGACGGGCCGGACGGCAATCCGTACCTTCGCAGCCTGGCCAAACACGTCATCAACGAACAGACCGCGGAGAACGACGCGATGACCGCGCTGCTCTGA
- a CDS encoding NADPH-dependent FMN reductase: MTRIGIILGSTRPNRNGEAVAGWVLDHAKQRSDAQFELVDLRDYPLPHLDEPVPPSMGQYQNDHTKQWAAKIGSFDGFVIVTPEYNHSTSGVLKNAIDYLFAEWNNKAVGFVSYGSVGGARAVEHLRLVAGELKMADVRQQVTLALSTEFENYSVFKPGDYQIPQLTTLLDEVVAWSVALSSLRKG; encoded by the coding sequence ATGACCCGCATCGGCATCATCCTCGGCAGCACCCGTCCCAACCGCAACGGCGAGGCGGTCGCCGGCTGGGTGCTCGACCACGCCAAGCAGCGCAGCGACGCCCAGTTCGAGCTCGTCGACCTGCGCGACTACCCGCTGCCGCACCTCGACGAGCCGGTCCCGCCGTCGATGGGCCAGTACCAGAACGACCACACCAAGCAGTGGGCCGCGAAGATCGGCTCGTTCGACGGGTTCGTCATCGTCACCCCGGAGTACAACCACAGCACCTCCGGCGTGCTCAAGAACGCCATCGACTACCTGTTCGCCGAATGGAACAACAAGGCGGTCGGCTTCGTCTCCTACGGCTCGGTGGGCGGGGCGCGGGCCGTCGAACACCTGCGGCTGGTCGCCGGGGAGCTCAAGATGGCTGACGTGCGGCAGCAGGTGACGCTGGCGCTCAGCACCGAGTTCGAGAACTACAGCGTGTTCAAGCCGGGCGACTACCAGATTCCGCAGCTGACGACGCTGCTCGACGAGGTGGTCGCCTGGAGCGTGGCCCTGTCCAGCCTGCGAAAGGGATAG
- a CDS encoding cyclase family protein has translation MRVRRIVDLSVPVGPGTQVYPGDPVPRASVHATVRRDGFNLLRLDMGSQTGTHVDAPYHFQDDAPRLHELDLGLFTGPGVLVDVRGTGAREPIGWERVAPYANRLGPGIVVLICTGWSAHYGTEAYFDHPYLGADACRRMLDLGVRTFCVDAINIDETPDETHPGVGYPVHHLIAGAGGVIGENFRNLELVDFPDPLISCLPIALENADGAPVRAVAMQLE, from the coding sequence ATGCGCGTACGCCGGATCGTCGACCTGTCCGTTCCCGTCGGCCCGGGCACGCAGGTCTATCCGGGTGATCCGGTCCCCCGGGCATCCGTGCACGCGACCGTCCGGCGCGACGGCTTCAACCTGCTGCGGCTGGACATGGGCTCGCAGACCGGGACGCATGTCGACGCGCCCTACCATTTCCAGGATGACGCGCCCCGGCTGCACGAGCTGGACCTGGGGTTGTTCACCGGGCCGGGCGTGCTGGTCGACGTGCGTGGCACGGGCGCCCGGGAGCCGATCGGGTGGGAGCGCGTGGCGCCGTACGCAAATCGTCTTGGTCCTGGAATTGTGGTTTTGATCTGCACCGGGTGGTCGGCGCATTACGGCACCGAGGCCTATTTCGACCATCCCTATCTCGGCGCGGATGCGTGCCGGCGGATGCTCGATCTCGGGGTGCGGACGTTCTGCGTCGACGCGATCAACATTGACGAGACGCCGGATGAAACGCATCCCGGGGTGGGCTATCCGGTGCATCATCTGATCGCCGGGGCGGGCGGGGTGATCGGGGAGAACTTCCGCAACCTGGAGCTGGTCGACTTTCCCGATCCGCTTATCTCGTGCTTGCCGATCGCCCTGGAGAACGCCGACGGCGCCCCGGTCCGCGCCGTCGCCATGCAGCTGGAATAG
- a CDS encoding aldo/keto reductase → MSAGTVRLLHGAELPRIGAGTWPLKDADAERVVADALQAGYRLIDTAQAYGNELGVGRGLKASGVDRADVFVTSKFNKQWHGRDLVAQAAQHSLDTLGLDYLDLFLIHWPNPAYDRYVEAWEGLARLLESGRVRAIGTSNFKPAHLERIIKATGVVPDVNQIQLSPASTRNEARAFHAGHGIVTESWSPIGGQGVAVLDLPAVGQVAEETGRTPAQVVLRWHVQLGLVPIPKSADPKRLRENLDVFSFDLTDDQMTTLSALDRGESAVEDSDVFGH, encoded by the coding sequence ATGAGCGCAGGGACCGTACGACTTCTGCACGGCGCCGAGCTGCCGCGGATCGGCGCCGGCACCTGGCCGCTGAAGGACGCCGACGCCGAGCGGGTCGTCGCCGACGCGCTGCAGGCCGGCTACCGCCTGATCGACACCGCGCAGGCCTACGGCAATGAGCTCGGCGTCGGCCGCGGGCTGAAGGCCTCCGGCGTCGACCGCGCCGACGTCTTCGTCACCTCGAAGTTCAACAAGCAGTGGCACGGCCGGGACCTGGTCGCCCAGGCCGCGCAGCACAGCCTGGACACGCTCGGCCTGGACTACCTGGACCTGTTCCTGATCCACTGGCCGAACCCGGCGTACGACCGCTACGTCGAGGCCTGGGAGGGCCTGGCCCGGCTGCTGGAGTCCGGCCGGGTCCGGGCGATCGGCACCAGCAACTTCAAGCCGGCCCACCTGGAGCGGATCATCAAGGCGACCGGTGTGGTCCCGGACGTCAACCAGATCCAGCTCAGCCCCGCCTCGACCCGCAACGAGGCCCGCGCCTTCCACGCCGGGCACGGCATCGTCACCGAGAGCTGGTCACCGATCGGCGGCCAGGGCGTCGCGGTCCTGGACCTGCCGGCGGTCGGCCAGGTCGCCGAGGAGACCGGGCGGACTCCGGCGCAGGTGGTGTTGCGCTGGCACGTACAGCTGGGTCTGGTTCCGATTCCGAAATCGGCCGACCCGAAGCGCCTTCGCGAGAACCTGGACGTCTTCTCCTTCGACCTCACCGACGATCAGATGACCACGCTGTCGGCCCTCGACCGCGGCGAGTCCGCGGTCGAGGACTCGGACGTCTTCGGGCACTGA